In Microbacterium soli, a single window of DNA contains:
- a CDS encoding MFS transporter: MTATSRAGARWMTMFTLAWLAIWTVQLTPVQLLLPLQLDTSEEDWVRGVVSSGLVLGVGGLAGIVAGPLVGAVSDRSRSARGRRRPWALVGVWVAAVFLVLTGLVEGPWLVGACWVGVSVGVSVASAAFTALIADQLPPSQRGAASSAVGSSQAVGIVLGVGLVVLLGLGVLAGYLLLAGVIAVVGTATALLLPDPPADTADLPSRSEFGPRLASLRDRDFAWMLSGRLVTNIGNALGTALFLFFLLHGLGQPSAQAQDNLLLLIVVYTVFVVAASVGTGILSDRRGGRRGLTVAATVVQAASGVAIVLAPTFGMTLVAAALMGVGYGAFSTVGLAFATDLLPDERDHARDLGIVNVTAALGQLIGPVAGAGLVALVGGFWLVFLMAAVLSLVGGGLTAMARTASRADTTARTRTAA, encoded by the coding sequence ATGACCGCCACCAGTCGTGCCGGTGCGCGTTGGATGACGATGTTCACCCTGGCGTGGCTGGCGATCTGGACCGTCCAGCTCACCCCCGTCCAGCTGCTGCTGCCCCTGCAGCTGGACACCTCGGAGGAGGACTGGGTCCGCGGCGTCGTCTCCTCCGGTCTCGTACTGGGTGTCGGCGGGCTGGCGGGCATCGTCGCCGGACCGCTGGTGGGCGCCGTCTCGGACCGCTCGCGCTCCGCACGGGGACGGCGTCGGCCATGGGCACTCGTCGGCGTCTGGGTCGCGGCGGTGTTCCTCGTGCTGACCGGTCTCGTCGAGGGTCCCTGGCTCGTGGGCGCGTGCTGGGTGGGGGTGTCGGTGGGGGTGTCGGTGGCCTCCGCGGCGTTCACGGCGCTCATCGCCGATCAGCTCCCGCCCTCCCAGCGGGGCGCCGCATCCTCCGCCGTGGGCTCCAGTCAGGCCGTGGGCATCGTGCTCGGTGTGGGGCTCGTCGTGCTCCTGGGGCTCGGCGTGCTCGCCGGCTACCTCCTGCTGGCCGGAGTCATCGCCGTCGTCGGCACGGCCACGGCGCTGCTGCTGCCCGACCCGCCCGCCGACACCGCTGATCTCCCGAGCCGATCGGAGTTCGGGCCCCGGCTGGCGTCGCTGCGCGACCGCGACTTCGCATGGATGCTCTCGGGGAGGCTCGTCACGAACATCGGCAACGCGCTGGGCACCGCGCTGTTCCTGTTCTTCCTGCTGCACGGTCTCGGGCAGCCCAGCGCGCAGGCCCAGGACAACCTGCTGCTGCTGATCGTCGTGTACACGGTGTTCGTGGTGGCCGCGTCCGTCGGCACGGGGATCCTGTCCGACCGCAGGGGCGGCAGGCGGGGCCTCACCGTCGCCGCGACCGTCGTTCAGGCCGCCTCCGGTGTGGCGATCGTCCTCGCGCCGACCTTCGGGATGACGCTCGTGGCCGCAGCCCTCATGGGTGTGGGGTACGGCGCCTTCTCCACGGTCGGGCTCGCTTTCGCGACGGACCTGCTGCCCGACGAGCGCGACCACGCCCGCGACCTGGGGATCGTCAACGTCACGGCTGCGCTCGGCCAGCTCATCGGCCCCGTGGCCGGAGCGGGCCTGGTCGCTCTCGTCGGCGGATTCTGGCTGGTGTTCCTCATGGCCGCCGTGCTGTCGCTGGTGGGCGGCGGTCTGACGGCCATGGCACGCACGGCCTCACGTGCCGACACGACTGCGCGCACTCGCACGGCCGCATGA
- the rpsT gene encoding 30S ribosomal protein S20, translated as MANIKSQIKRNKTNLKAQERNTAVKSELKTLVRKTREAVAAGDKETAEAALKVASVKLDKAVSKGVIHKNQAKNRKSAIAKQVAAL; from the coding sequence GTGGCAAACATCAAGTCGCAGATCAAGCGCAACAAGACCAACTTGAAGGCGCAGGAGCGCAACACCGCCGTCAAGAGCGAGCTGAAGACCCTCGTCCGCAAGACCCGTGAGGCTGTCGCCGCCGGCGACAAGGAGACCGCCGAGGCCGCGCTCAAGGTCGCGTCGGTCAAGCTCGACAAGGCCGTCAGCAAGGGCGTCATCCACAAGAACCAGGCGAAGAACCGCAAGTCGGCCATCGCCAAGCAGGTCGCCGCTCTCTGA
- a CDS encoding GH1 family beta-glucosidase, with protein MVHSQSAIPLPAQLRWSVATSAFQIEGSRRADGSGRSIWDDFVDRPGAVVDGSTAEPACDSYRRTTEDIELVAGLGVDAYRFSIPWSRVQPGGSGPVNRAALDHYSRFVDGLLQRGITPQPTLYHWELPSEIEADGGWLSRDTAARFADYAALVTDGIGDRVHDWYTINEPAMTTLQGYGIGDLAPARRLLFDALPTVHHQLLAHAWAASALRAAGARRVGLTNNHTQVLPGGDTDADLAAAHVYDTLHNRLFSEPLLAGTYPDLEVFGLPALPVLDGDLESIASSTDFYGMNFYNPTTVGAADPDDPLPFALLPTPDVPTTGFGWPIMPEALRDFLVDLARRHPNLPPIVIAENGASFPEPSTAGRVEDDERIGFLSAHLAAIAEAMAQGVQVEEYTVWSLLDNFEWADGHTQRFGLVHVDFQTGIRTPKASYDWYRDRIRASRENRRGSGR; from the coding sequence ATGGTGCATTCCCAGTCTGCGATCCCACTGCCCGCGCAGCTGCGCTGGTCGGTCGCCACATCCGCCTTCCAGATCGAGGGGTCCCGTCGCGCGGACGGCAGCGGCCGGTCCATCTGGGATGACTTCGTCGACAGACCCGGAGCCGTCGTCGACGGGAGCACGGCCGAACCGGCCTGCGACAGCTACCGTCGCACGACGGAGGACATCGAGCTCGTCGCGGGTCTGGGGGTGGACGCCTACCGCTTCTCCATCCCGTGGTCACGCGTGCAGCCAGGCGGATCCGGCCCCGTCAATCGTGCCGCCCTCGACCACTACTCGCGCTTCGTCGACGGGCTCCTCCAGCGCGGCATCACCCCGCAGCCGACGCTGTACCACTGGGAGCTGCCCAGCGAGATCGAGGCCGACGGAGGCTGGCTCAGCCGCGACACCGCCGCGCGCTTCGCCGACTACGCGGCCCTTGTGACCGACGGGATCGGCGACCGCGTGCACGACTGGTACACGATCAACGAGCCGGCGATGACCACGCTGCAGGGCTACGGCATCGGTGACCTCGCCCCCGCCCGGCGGCTGCTGTTCGACGCCCTGCCCACCGTGCACCATCAGCTGCTCGCGCACGCCTGGGCGGCCTCCGCCCTGCGCGCGGCAGGGGCGCGCAGGGTCGGGCTCACCAACAACCACACGCAGGTGCTCCCCGGTGGGGACACGGATGCCGACCTCGCCGCCGCGCACGTGTACGACACCCTCCACAACCGGCTGTTCTCCGAACCGCTGCTCGCCGGGACGTACCCCGACTTGGAGGTGTTCGGACTGCCGGCGCTGCCGGTCCTCGACGGCGACCTGGAGTCGATCGCCTCGTCGACGGACTTCTACGGCATGAACTTCTACAACCCGACCACGGTGGGTGCGGCGGATCCGGACGACCCGCTGCCGTTCGCCCTGCTGCCCACGCCGGACGTCCCGACGACGGGCTTCGGCTGGCCCATCATGCCGGAGGCGCTGCGCGACTTCCTCGTGGACCTCGCCCGTCGGCATCCGAACCTTCCTCCCATCGTGATCGCCGAGAACGGCGCCTCGTTCCCGGAGCCCTCCACTGCGGGCCGAGTGGAGGACGACGAGCGGATCGGCTTCCTGTCCGCGCACCTCGCCGCCATCGCCGAGGCCATGGCCCAGGGCGTGCAGGTCGAGGAGTACACGGTGTGGTCGCTGTTGGACAACTTCGAGTGGGCCGATGGCCACACGCAGCGCTTCGGCCTCGTTCACGTCGACTTCCAGACCGGGATCCGCACGCCGAAGGCGTCCTACGACTGGTACCGGGACCGCATCCGCGCCTCCCGCGAGAACCGGCGGGGGAGCGGACGATGA
- a CDS encoding ABC transporter ATP-binding protein: MSTAPSNTVLSVRDLTVSFASEAGRVDAVRGVSFDLEAGRTLGIVGESGSGKSVTSLAIMGLLDENAKVTGSIRFEDEELLGKTDRQMSMIRGNGMAMVFQDPLTSLTPVFTIGDQLVEALTAHRGMSKSEAWTRAMELLSVVGISNPERRMKSFPHEFSGGMRQRVVIAIAMANNPRLIICDEPTTALDVTIQAQILDLIEKAQDETGAAVIMITHDMGVVARTADDVMVMYAGKPVEHAPAHELFHNTRMPYSIGLLGAIPRVDKVEKVPLTPIKGNPPLLIDLPDACPFAARCPIAIDACHRREPDLVPVASESGDRHLAACIRADEIGADGLIGGLPVYPPVELHESELTRTPREERPVTLEVRNLRKTFPLLKGALFKRKVGEVQAVKGISFDVREGETMAIVGESGSGKTTTLLQIMDLEKQTDGDIVIAGTSVNELHGRKRERELRHDIQIVFQDPMGALDPRMTVTDIIAEPMRAIGMGRDEIHDRVQELMDLVGLNPAHRDRFPGAFSGGQRQRIGIARALSTNPKIVVLDEPVSALDVSIQAGVINLLDELKAKLGLSYLFVAHDLSVIRHIADRVAVMYLGEFVEIGDVDDVFDDPQHPYTQALLSAIPVPDPDVERTRQRVVFDPETMSTRPATV; encoded by the coding sequence ATGAGCACTGCACCTTCGAACACCGTCCTGTCCGTCCGCGACCTCACCGTCAGCTTCGCCTCCGAGGCGGGCCGCGTCGACGCGGTCCGCGGTGTCTCCTTCGACCTGGAGGCAGGCAGGACCCTCGGCATCGTCGGCGAGTCCGGCTCCGGGAAGTCCGTCACCTCGCTGGCCATCATGGGCCTGCTGGACGAGAACGCCAAGGTCACCGGCTCCATCCGCTTCGAGGACGAGGAGCTGCTGGGCAAGACCGACAGGCAGATGTCGATGATCCGCGGCAACGGCATGGCCATGGTCTTCCAGGACCCTCTGACGTCCCTGACCCCCGTGTTCACGATCGGCGACCAGCTCGTCGAGGCGCTCACGGCGCATCGCGGGATGTCCAAGAGCGAGGCCTGGACACGGGCGATGGAGCTGCTGAGCGTCGTCGGCATCAGCAACCCGGAACGGCGGATGAAGTCGTTCCCGCACGAGTTCTCCGGCGGTATGCGGCAGCGTGTGGTCATCGCGATCGCGATGGCCAACAACCCGCGCCTGATCATCTGCGACGAGCCGACCACGGCGCTGGACGTCACCATCCAGGCGCAGATCCTCGACCTCATCGAGAAGGCGCAGGACGAGACCGGCGCGGCCGTGATCATGATCACGCACGACATGGGCGTGGTCGCCCGCACCGCCGACGATGTCATGGTCATGTACGCGGGCAAGCCCGTCGAGCACGCCCCGGCGCACGAGCTCTTCCACAACACCCGGATGCCGTACTCGATCGGACTGCTGGGGGCCATCCCCCGCGTGGACAAGGTCGAGAAGGTCCCCCTGACCCCCATCAAGGGCAATCCGCCCCTGCTGATCGACCTCCCCGACGCCTGCCCGTTCGCCGCGCGGTGCCCGATCGCGATCGACGCCTGCCACCGCCGTGAGCCGGATCTCGTGCCGGTGGCCTCCGAGAGCGGCGACCGGCATCTGGCGGCGTGCATCCGCGCCGACGAGATCGGTGCGGACGGACTCATCGGCGGACTGCCGGTGTACCCGCCCGTCGAACTGCACGAGAGCGAGCTGACCCGCACACCGCGCGAGGAGCGGCCTGTCACGCTCGAGGTGCGCAACCTCCGCAAGACGTTCCCCCTGCTCAAGGGCGCCCTCTTCAAGCGCAAGGTCGGCGAGGTGCAGGCCGTCAAGGGCATCAGCTTCGATGTCCGCGAGGGCGAGACGATGGCCATCGTCGGCGAGTCCGGCTCCGGCAAGACCACCACGCTCCTGCAGATCATGGACCTCGAGAAGCAGACCGACGGCGACATCGTCATCGCAGGCACCAGCGTGAACGAGCTGCACGGCCGCAAGCGCGAGCGCGAGCTCCGTCACGACATCCAGATCGTCTTCCAGGATCCGATGGGCGCCCTGGACCCCCGGATGACGGTGACCGACATCATCGCGGAGCCCATGCGCGCCATCGGCATGGGCCGGGACGAGATCCACGACCGCGTCCAGGAGCTCATGGACCTGGTGGGGCTGAACCCCGCGCACCGGGACCGCTTCCCCGGCGCCTTCTCGGGAGGGCAGCGGCAGCGCATCGGAATCGCCCGCGCACTGTCGACCAACCCGAAGATCGTCGTCCTCGACGAGCCCGTGTCGGCCCTGGACGTGTCGATCCAGGCCGGTGTCATCAACCTGCTGGACGAGCTGAAGGCGAAACTCGGCCTGTCGTACCTGTTCGTGGCGCACGACCTGTCGGTCATCCGCCACATCGCCGACCGCGTGGCGGTGATGTACCTCGGCGAGTTCGTCGAGATCGGCGACGTCGACGACGTGTTCGACGATCCGCAGCACCCGTACACGCAGGCGCTGCTCTCGGCGATCCCCGTGCCCGATCCGGACGTGGAGCGCACCCGGCAGCGGGTGGTGTTCGACCCCGAGACGATGAGCACGCGTCCCGCGACCGTCTGA
- a CDS encoding ABC transporter permease has translation MSADMIDPTVQPAVGPDTTAERIPGKQLSKWSLYTRRFLRNKPAVAGIVIFILMVLYSIIVPILTPYSIDDQDFLNLSTGPSPEHWFGTNAAGNDNWLQTAVGLQRSLMIAVTVSVGVTALSAVVGTAAAYFRGRIEQGTLIVIHFLMVVPTFLILALVSNDAGGDWRVISLAMIFVSWFFPARVIWTLALSLREREYVDAARYMGVRGMTIVMRHLVPNIGSLLVINFTLGVVTAVMTETGLSFIGFGVKLPDVSLGSLIGYGAASVTSAPWLFYFPALALTLLTVSMALVADGLRDALDPTSAAGGRA, from the coding sequence ATGAGCGCGGACATGATCGATCCGACCGTCCAGCCCGCCGTGGGCCCCGACACCACCGCCGAGCGGATCCCCGGCAAGCAGCTGAGCAAGTGGTCGCTGTACACCCGGCGCTTCCTGCGCAACAAGCCGGCCGTCGCCGGCATCGTGATCTTCATCCTGATGGTGCTCTACTCCATCATCGTGCCGATCCTCACGCCGTACTCGATCGACGATCAGGACTTCCTGAACCTGTCCACCGGCCCCTCCCCCGAGCACTGGTTCGGGACGAACGCGGCGGGCAACGACAACTGGCTGCAGACGGCCGTCGGCCTGCAGCGCTCCCTCATGATCGCCGTCACGGTGTCGGTCGGCGTCACGGCGCTGTCCGCCGTGGTGGGCACCGCGGCCGCGTACTTCCGCGGCCGGATCGAGCAGGGGACCCTCATCGTCATCCACTTCCTCATGGTGGTGCCGACCTTCCTCATCCTCGCGCTGGTCTCCAACGACGCCGGCGGCGACTGGCGGGTGATCTCGCTCGCGATGATCTTCGTCAGCTGGTTCTTCCCCGCCCGCGTCATCTGGACGCTGGCGCTGTCCCTCCGCGAGCGGGAGTACGTCGATGCGGCGCGGTACATGGGCGTGCGCGGGATGACCATCGTGATGCGTCATCTGGTGCCGAACATCGGCTCGCTGCTGGTCATCAACTTCACACTCGGCGTCGTCACGGCCGTGATGACGGAGACCGGCCTGTCGTTCATCGGGTTCGGCGTGAAGCTGCCCGACGTGTCGCTGGGCTCGCTGATCGGCTACGGCGCGGCGAGCGTGACCAGCGCCCCCTGGCTGTTCTACTTCCCCGCGCTGGCGCTGACGCTGCTGACCGTGTCGATGGCGCTCGTCGCCGACGGCCTGCGCGATGCCCTCGACCCCACTTCGGCGGCGGGAGGCCGCGCATGA
- a CDS encoding ABC transporter permease, translating to MIKYLVRRTLGWLLMIVVATNVTYFLAWSFLDPRSNYVGRKPPMSPEQIENLLRPRNLDATVPLIDRWWTWFTGILLRWDWGVSPTGGSVNDQVAFRMWVSAELVLGATIIATLLGIWIGVYTASRQYKLGDRIWQGISIITMNINIIVAGLAVVILAINFNNWVGTRVFYVTGSATEGVTGFFPVLIDALQHLILPTVALVVIQYASIHFLQRTLLLDNISADYVRTARAKGLTKQQAIRRHALRTSLIPVATQVAFSIPAIFTGGILTETIFAWQGMGRYFLTTINGNDIHGVVAIAAFGAVLTAIGALLADIAVVVLDPRVRVS from the coding sequence TTGATCAAGTATCTCGTGCGCCGGACACTCGGCTGGCTGCTGATGATCGTGGTCGCGACCAACGTCACCTACTTCCTGGCGTGGTCCTTCCTCGATCCGCGCAGCAACTACGTCGGCCGCAAGCCGCCGATGAGCCCGGAGCAGATCGAGAACCTGCTCCGCCCGCGCAATCTCGACGCGACCGTCCCGCTGATCGACCGGTGGTGGACCTGGTTCACCGGGATCCTGCTGCGGTGGGACTGGGGTGTGAGCCCGACGGGCGGATCGGTCAACGACCAGGTGGCCTTCCGGATGTGGGTGAGCGCCGAGCTCGTGCTGGGGGCGACGATCATCGCCACCCTGCTGGGAATCTGGATCGGCGTGTACACGGCATCCCGCCAGTACAAGCTCGGGGACCGCATCTGGCAGGGCATCTCGATCATCACGATGAACATCAACATCATCGTCGCGGGCCTGGCTGTGGTGATCCTCGCCATCAACTTCAACAACTGGGTCGGCACCCGCGTGTTCTACGTGACGGGGTCGGCGACGGAGGGAGTGACGGGGTTCTTCCCCGTGCTCATCGATGCGCTCCAGCATCTGATCCTGCCGACCGTCGCGCTCGTCGTCATCCAGTACGCGAGCATCCACTTCCTGCAGCGCACGCTCCTGCTGGACAACATCAGCGCCGACTACGTGCGCACCGCCCGCGCGAAGGGGCTGACCAAGCAGCAGGCGATCCGCCGGCACGCGCTGCGCACCTCGCTGATCCCCGTCGCCACGCAGGTCGCGTTCTCGATCCCCGCGATCTTCACCGGCGGCATCCTGACCGAGACGATCTTCGCCTGGCAGGGCATGGGCCGCTACTTCCTGACCACCATCAACGGGAACGACATCCACGGGGTGGTCGCCATCGCGGCCTTCGGCGCCGTGCTGACCGCGATTGGCGCTCTGCTCGCGGACATCGCCGTCGTGGTTCTGGACCCGAGAGTGAGAGTGAGCTGA
- the holA gene encoding DNA polymerase III subunit delta, with amino-acid sequence MAAPRSGSRARSTAAKGAKIPQVSWREPRPAPIVLVSGPEEVLAERAIAGVRDYLRAEDPSLEISDIRADDYAPGTLLSLTSPSLFGEPRLVRVAGVEKCSDAFLQEAVAYAEHPQEGATVILRHTGASVRGKKLLDAVRAGMGGGIEIPCAAVKRDGDRVDFAAGEFKAARRRIALSALRALVSAFADDLTELAAACQQLIGDVEGDITDDIVTKYYGGRVEVSAFVVADTAISGRYGEALIALRHALASGADPVPMVAAFAMKLRTMAKVAGNREPSRQLAQRLGMKDWQVDRARRDLAGWNERSLGMAIQATARADAEVKGAARDPLFALERMVAVVATREPFGR; translated from the coding sequence ATGGCAGCACCCCGATCAGGATCCCGTGCGCGCAGCACCGCCGCCAAGGGCGCCAAGATCCCCCAGGTGTCGTGGCGGGAGCCGAGACCGGCACCCATCGTGCTGGTCTCCGGCCCCGAGGAGGTGCTCGCCGAGCGCGCCATCGCCGGCGTGCGCGACTATCTGCGTGCGGAGGACCCGTCCCTCGAGATCAGCGACATCCGCGCCGACGACTACGCGCCGGGCACACTGCTCTCGCTCACCTCGCCCTCGCTGTTCGGCGAACCCCGACTGGTGCGCGTGGCGGGTGTGGAGAAGTGCTCGGACGCCTTCCTGCAGGAGGCGGTCGCGTATGCGGAGCACCCGCAGGAGGGCGCCACCGTCATCCTGCGGCACACCGGTGCCAGCGTGCGTGGCAAGAAGCTGCTGGACGCCGTACGGGCGGGCATGGGGGGAGGGATCGAGATCCCCTGCGCCGCCGTCAAGCGCGACGGCGACCGGGTCGACTTCGCGGCGGGGGAGTTCAAGGCCGCCCGGCGACGCATCGCCCTCTCCGCGCTGCGGGCCCTGGTGTCGGCCTTCGCCGACGACCTCACCGAGCTCGCGGCGGCCTGCCAGCAGCTCATCGGCGACGTCGAGGGAGACATCACCGACGACATCGTCACCAAGTACTACGGCGGGCGGGTCGAGGTCTCGGCCTTCGTCGTCGCCGACACCGCCATCTCCGGGCGCTACGGGGAGGCCCTCATCGCCCTGCGGCATGCGCTGGCCTCCGGAGCGGACCCCGTGCCCATGGTCGCGGCGTTCGCCATGAAGCTGCGCACCATGGCCAAGGTGGCGGGCAACCGCGAACCCAGCCGTCAGCTCGCGCAGCGGCTCGGGATGAAGGACTGGCAGGTCGATCGCGCCCGACGCGATCTGGCGGGGTGGAACGAGCGATCCCTCGGCATGGCCATCCAGGCCACGGCACGCGCGGACGCCGAGGTCAAGGGCGCCGCGCGCGACCCCCTCTTCGCCCTCGAGCGCATGGTCGCCGTGGTCGCCACGCGCGAGCCCTTCGGACGCTGA
- a CDS encoding ABC transporter family substrate-binding protein has protein sequence MKQHKLMGALALTGAFALVLSGCASDTGNTGDGGDNGGDKAPETQAADYNPQPRENLQEGGTVNFPINEIPEQLNAFNGDASADTARVASWYMPQILLMEPDGTPYKNDDYLDVWDNEIKDGKTVLTFTFTDEATWNDGTPMDWTAIDATWKANRSNDEGFVPNAIDGYKEIEKVEQGDTPKTAIVTFKGEFAWPQMPFLTGVIHPKLADPDTFNTAMIDDPHAEWGAGPYTVDEFDANTDFISFKPNDKWWGDKPLLDKVTFKGMDAQASINAFKNGEVDMVSVGTKDRLAQVADMSDITIHRAQQTANTLLEVDAEKPQFKDVAVRQAFFMAVNIDQQKQIAWNGLDYTEEPAGSFTLFSFQPGYSNSLEKAGWAYDPDAANKLLDDAGWVAGDDGIREKDGERLSVVYPIFSDDPTQAALAQSLQKSEKEVGIEVNIDVRPSNKFAEDYNSKNWDIASLRFTSSDPFGAAWFFQLYGQDQGLNLSGVQNAETDQKIHDDVESITDPVKQTAAAMDLEAEIFKEWGLIPLYNGPSIFAAKKGLANLTPEPYVGLDLFGVQPVENVGWEK, from the coding sequence ATGAAACAGCACAAGCTGATGGGGGCGCTGGCACTCACAGGCGCCTTCGCGCTCGTTCTGAGCGGCTGCGCGTCCGACACCGGAAACACCGGTGACGGCGGCGACAACGGGGGCGACAAGGCCCCGGAGACCCAGGCGGCCGACTACAACCCCCAGCCGAGGGAGAACCTCCAGGAGGGCGGCACGGTCAACTTCCCGATCAACGAGATCCCGGAGCAGCTGAACGCGTTCAACGGAGACGCCAGCGCCGACACCGCGCGAGTCGCATCGTGGTACATGCCCCAGATCCTGCTGATGGAGCCGGACGGCACGCCGTACAAGAACGACGACTACCTCGACGTCTGGGACAACGAGATCAAGGACGGCAAGACCGTCCTCACGTTCACGTTCACGGATGAGGCCACCTGGAACGACGGCACGCCCATGGACTGGACCGCCATCGACGCCACGTGGAAGGCCAACCGCTCCAACGACGAGGGCTTCGTGCCCAACGCCATCGACGGCTACAAGGAGATCGAGAAGGTCGAGCAGGGCGATACGCCCAAGACCGCCATCGTGACCTTCAAGGGCGAGTTCGCGTGGCCGCAGATGCCGTTCCTCACCGGCGTCATCCACCCGAAGCTCGCCGACCCGGACACGTTCAACACGGCGATGATCGACGACCCGCACGCCGAGTGGGGTGCCGGCCCGTACACCGTCGACGAGTTCGACGCCAACACCGACTTCATCTCGTTCAAGCCGAACGACAAGTGGTGGGGCGACAAGCCGCTGCTGGACAAGGTCACCTTCAAGGGCATGGACGCCCAGGCCTCGATCAACGCCTTCAAGAACGGCGAGGTCGACATGGTCAGCGTCGGCACGAAGGACCGGCTCGCACAGGTCGCCGACATGAGCGACATCACCATCCACCGCGCCCAGCAGACGGCCAACACGCTGCTGGAGGTCGACGCCGAGAAGCCGCAGTTCAAGGATGTCGCCGTCCGCCAGGCGTTCTTCATGGCCGTGAACATCGACCAGCAGAAGCAGATCGCCTGGAACGGCCTGGACTACACCGAGGAGCCCGCAGGGTCCTTCACCCTGTTCTCCTTCCAGCCGGGTTACAGCAACTCGCTCGAGAAGGCGGGCTGGGCCTACGACCCGGATGCCGCCAACAAGCTGCTCGATGACGCGGGCTGGGTCGCCGGCGACGACGGCATCCGTGAGAAGGACGGCGAACGACTCTCCGTCGTGTATCCGATCTTCAGCGACGACCCGACGCAGGCCGCGCTCGCGCAGTCGCTGCAGAAGTCGGAGAAGGAGGTCGGCATCGAGGTGAACATCGATGTCCGTCCGTCCAACAAGTTCGCCGAGGACTACAACAGCAAGAACTGGGACATCGCGAGCCTGAGGTTCACGTCCTCCGACCCGTTCGGTGCCGCCTGGTTCTTCCAGCTGTACGGCCAGGACCAGGGTCTGAACCTCTCAGGCGTGCAGAACGCCGAGACCGACCAGAAGATCCACGACGATGTCGAGTCGATCACCGACCCGGTCAAGCAGACCGCGGCGGCGATGGACCTCGAGGCGGAGATCTTCAAGGAGTGGGGCCTGATCCCGCTGTACAACGGTCCGTCGATCTTCGCCGCCAAGAAGGGTCTCGCCAACCTGACTCCAGAGCCCTACGTGGGTCTGGACCTGTTCGGCGTGCAGCCGGTGGAGAACGTGGGCTGGGAGAAGTAA